CAGCTCCTCCAGCAGGGCCCGGCCCAGGCCGCGGCCGCGCCGTTCCGGGGTGACGTAGAAGTTCGTCACGTAGCCGAGGGCGTCGGCGGACGGGTAGGGGCTGGGCACCTTCTCCACCAGGCAGAGGAACACGTGCCCGCAGACCCGCCCGTCCGCCTCCGCCACCCAGGCCAGCCACGGCCCGGCCAGCCGGGTGCGCAGCCACCGCTCGCACTCGGCGAGGAACTCCGCCGCCGACCCCGGCGGTTCGCCGCCCTCGTCCTCCCGCTTGAACCGCAGGCGCAGCGCGGCCAGCGCGGCCGCGTCGTCGACTCCGGCCCGGCGGACGGTCACTCCGTTCATGGGGCCCACTCTAGGCCGC
This is a stretch of genomic DNA from Kitasatospora fiedleri. It encodes these proteins:
- a CDS encoding GNAT family N-acetyltransferase — protein: MNGVTVRRAGVDDAAALAALRLRFKREDEGGEPPGSAAEFLAECERWLRTRLAGPWLAWVAEADGRVCGHVFLCLVEKVPSPYPSADALGYVTNFYVTPERRGRGLGRALLEELNRHARARPLDTLVVWPSERSAPLYRRHGFAPPAELLEQPVAPGP